The genomic region TGCCGCCCGAAAAACGAAGCTCGGCCAGAAGTGGGTCTGCTATTCGTGCCAGGCCAAGTTCTACGACATGCAGAAGCCGGAGCCGCGCTGTCCCAAGTGCGGCGCCGACCAGCGCCAGTCACCCGCCTTCGAGAAGCCCAAGCGCACGCGCGCCAAGAAGGCCGCGGCCCCGGCGCCGAAGAAGGCCGTGAAGCCGCCGCCGCCGGTCGAGGAGAGCGAAGACCTCGACACGCCGATCGATCCGGAGGACCTCGAGATCGAGGACATCGAGATCGACGATCCGGGTGCAGGAGCCACCGCCGAGCCCGCCGAGATCGAAGAGCCCGAGGAAGAGCCGGCGGACGAGGAGGACTAGCTCGAGCGCAGGTCCCTAGAAGGTCAGCAGCCGCCGCTTGAACACCTCCGTGGGGTCGTCCAGGTGGCGGTCGCGGATGGTCTTCTCGAATTTCAGCTGCTCGAGCTCTACCTGGTGCTCCATGGCGGCGCCGCGCTGCGCCTTCCACGCCTCGTTCTGACGCTGGAAGGCGGCGAAGGCCTCGGCCTTGCCGCCCACATCGCTCTCGCCCTTGCGGTCGATCGCGTCCTCGCCGCCCGGGGCGGCGGCGACGCGCGCCTTGGCGCGCTTGGTCTCGGCCTCGTAGGCCGCGATCAGCTTCACGAGATCGGGCGTGGACAGGTTCGCGAACGGCCGCGGCTTGTGGAGGTCGGCCTCCATGCCGGCGTTGCGGTTGTAGTTCCAATAGAGGCCACCGCCGGCCGCGGCGACCAGCACCACGAACAGGAGAACCAGCTTCACCATGCGCGCGCTATCGGCCCGACACGGCCTCGCGTTGAGCCTCTTCCGGGGGCGGTGCGGCGACCGCGGCAGGCGGCGCGGGAGGCCGCACCTCGTCGCCGTAGAGCAGCTGGTACACGCGGTACGAGCGCAGCACGCGCCGCAGGTAGCGCCGTGTCTCGCCGTAGGTGACTGACTCGACGAACACGTCGGGCTTGACCTGCGCGTCCTTCTCGAGCCAGCGGCCGACGGCGTCGGGCCCGGCGTTGTACGACGCGATCGCGAACGGCCGCGAGCCCCCGAAGCGCTCGATCAGCGAGCGCAGGTAGTAGGTGCCGAGGCGAATGTTGGTCTCGGGATCGTACAGGCGCTCGGCCACGAACCCGGACAGGCCCAGCTCCCCTGCCACCCTGCCCCCGGTCTGCGGCATGAGCTGCATGAGCCCCAGCGCCCCCGCCGGCGAGCTGACCTGCGCGCGGTAGGCGCTCTCCTCGCGCATGATCGCCCACACCAGCGCCGGGTCGAACGCGAACTCGCGCGTGGCGCCACTCACCCACTCGCCGAACGGGCGCGGCCAGGCCAGCTCCCAGGCCTCGCGCCAGCCCGGGTCGATGCCCTGGTCGAGCGTGCCGCCAAAGCCTTCGTCGATCACCTTCAGCGCGCGGAACGAGTCACCCGTGCGGTGCAAGAGACGCGCGGTCTGGATGCGCGCCTCTCGGTCGAGCTTCGCGCCGTCGGCGTAGCTCTCGACCTCGTCGGACGCGAGCTCCGGGAAGCCGCCGTCGACCAGCAGGCGCGCGCGGCGCAGCGCCGGAGCTTCGGTCGTGGGCGCGCGCGGGCTGAGCAGTGGCTTGTCGACCGGGCTCTCGCCCACCCGCTCCGCGGCCAGCATGCCGTAGTACGCAAGCGGGAGATCGCGCGCGAGCTCCTGCAGCTGGGCCGTGCCCTCGGCGCGGCGTGTCTCGTCGTCGGACTCGGCGCGGGCGACCGCGCGCCAGTAGCGCGCGCGCTGCACCTCGACGTCGTCCGACGGGCCCGTCGCCAGCTTGTCGAGCAGCGGCGCCGCCTCGAGCCCGCCGCCCGCGCGCAGGTCGGCCCAGGCCAGTGACCAGCGCGCATCGGACGCGAGGTTCGGCGCGGCGGTCTGTCTCTCGACCTTGCGCAGCTGCTCGAGCGCCTTCGCGGGCTCCTTGTCTTCGAGGATCACCGCCAGGAGCGAGCGCACGCGCGCGCGCTCGAGCTCGTCCTTGGTCTTCAGCAGCTTCTCGAGCGCCGCGACCGCGGGATCGCGCGAGCCGCTGCGCGCCAGCGCGCGCGCCTCCTGGAAGCGCGACTCGAAGTCCTTGGGGTCGCGCTTGGCGAGCGCGCGGTAGGCGTCGACCGCGTCGGTGTAGCGCCGCGCCATGAACAGGCAGTCGGCGCGCCCGCGCTCGAGGCCCGGCTTCTGCACCGCGGCCGTGTCGGGCCGCGCCAGGAGTGTCTCGTACAGCGGCAGCGCCGCGTCGCAGCGGAACGACTCGCGCAGCTTGTCCGCGCGCGCCACCAGGGCCGCGGGCGGAGGCGCCGGGGCGCCACTCGCGGCGGCGATGGCGCTGGCGCGCACGAACGCGGTCTCGGCCGAGGACGTGAGCGGATAGCGCTGCCACACGCGCGTGTAGAGCTCGAGCGCTTCGGCGGAGAGCCCGCGTGACTCGTAGGCCTTGGCCAGCTCGACCGCGAGCTGCGCGGCGTACTCCGAGCTGCGCGTCGCGTCGGCCGCGGCGTGCTCGGCCTCGTGGGCGCTCTTCAGGTCGCCGCGCTCGAGATAGATCGAGGCCAGCTCCGCGTACAAGTGCGCGCGGATCTCGTCGGCGGGGATCTGCGCGGCCGCGGCTTCGGCCACGTGCGCGGCTTCCTCGGCCTTGCCGTCGGCGCGCAACAGCCGCGCGCGCGCCAGCCCGACCGGCGCCGCGAGCTCGCCCTCGGCGAGCTTGCCCAGCTTCTTGGCGGCGTCGCCGTACTTGCCCTGGTCGCGCAGGTCGCTCGCCTCGCGCAGGCGCGCGACCAGCTCGGCGTCGTCCGCGCGCGCAGACAGCGCGGCCAGGAGCGACAGCACGAGCGCGATGCACAGCGTCTTCCCCATGGAACCAGCGCGAATCTAACCAACGGCGGGGCGGCGAGCCTCTGCTAGCCTTCGGCCCCCATGCGGCCCTGGATGGCAGCTCTCGCGGCGGCGCTCGTCGCGCTCTCGTGCTCGCGCGGGCACCGCCCGGTGGGTGCGGGGGGCCCCGTGGGCCTGTGGGTGCTGGCCGAGGGCAGCGAACGCGCGCTCGAGTCACCCGACAAGATCGCGCAGCTCGTGGAGCGCGCGCAGAAGCTCGGCGCGAGCGACCTGTTCGTGCAGGTGCACCGCGCGGGCCGCGCTTGGTTCCCGTCGAGTCACGCCGACGACGCGCCCTATCGCGCCATCCGGGCCGCGCACCCGGATGCGCCCGAGCCGCTGGCCGACGTGATCGCGCAGGCGCACGCGCACGGCATCCGCGTGCACGCCTGGTTCAACTGCCTGGCGCTGGCCGCGAACAAGGACGCGCCCATCGTGCAGAAGCTCGGGCGCGACGCGGTGCAGGTCGACCGCGAAGGCCGGAGCCTGCTCGACTACCCGGAAGGCAACGTGCCGCCGCCCGACGCCAAGTACCTGGAGCTCGAGACGCCGGGCTACTGGCTCGACCCGGCGGTGCCGGGCGTGGTGCAGTTCCTCGCGGCCACGGTCGACGACCTGGCGCGCGCCGCGCCCGACCTGGACGGCCTGCACCTCGACTACATCCGCTACCCCTACGCGCTGCCAATGACTCCCGGCTCGCGCTTCCGGGGGCTCGATTTCGGCTACGGCGAGGTCGCGAAGGCGCGCTTCACGGCCGAGAACGGCAGCTTCGAGCTCGGCGACAAGTGGGACGAGTTCCGGCGCGCGCGCGTGGGCGAGCTGGTCGCCGAGCTGCGCGCGCACATGCCGAAGAAGTGGAAGCTCTCGGCCGCCGTGCTGTCGTACGCCGACCGCGCGTATCTCACGTCGATGCAGGACTGGCGCGCGTGGCTCGAGGACGGCCGCCTCGACTTCGCCGTGGCCATGGCCTACACGCGCGACGAGCGGCTCCTGCGCTACGAGACGCGCGCGCTCCACTTCGGCGTGGGCGGCGACAAGCTGTGGCTCGGGCTGGGCGCGTGGCTTTTGGCCGACGACCCGGCGCGCCTCGCCGGCCAGATCGCGCTGGCGCGCGCGCTCGAGCCGCCCGGCATCGCCCTCTTCTCCTACGACGCGCTGGTGGCCAAGCCCGCCGCGCTCGAGTCACTGAGCGGAAAATGATCTCGCGCGGCGACCTCGAGTTCGAGCTCCCGCCCGAGCTGGTCGCGCAGGAGCCGATCGCGCCGCGCGACGCGGCGCGCCTCCTTTTGCTCGAGCGCGCGACCGGAGCCTTGTCGGAGCTGCGCTTCTCGGACCTCGCGAGTCAGGCGCGGCCCGAGGACCTGTTCGTCGTGAACGACACGCGCGTGGTGCCCGCAAAGCTGCGCGGCACGAAGTCGAGCGGCGGCAAGGCCGAGGCGCTGCTCTTGCAGCGCCGGCCCGACGGTGACTGGACCGCGCTCGTGAAGGTGCGCGGCCGGGTCGTGGCGGGGCTCGAGCTCGTGTTCGGGGAGCTCGGCGCGCGCGTGGTCGAGGTGCTGCCAGGTGGCGCCTGCCGACTCGCGCTGGCGGCACCGGAGGGCGTCGAGCCCGACGCGCTGCTCGACCGGATCGGCGAGGCCCCCCTGCCCCCGTACATCCGGCGTGACTCGGCGCGCGCCCGGGACCTGGCCGACTACCAGACGGTGTTCGCGCGCGAGCCGGGCGCGGTGGCCGCGCCCACCGCGTCGCTCCACTTCACGGAAGCGCTGGCCGCGCGCCTGCGCCTGGCGCGAGTCACTCTGCACGTGGGCCCCGGCACGTTCCGGCCCATGCGCTGCGAGCGCCCCGAGGACCACGTGCTCGAGCCCGAGCGCTTCGCCGTGCCCGAGGCGACCGCGCAAGCGATCGCCGACGCGCGCGCGGCCGGCGGCCGCGTGGTCGCCGTGGGCACCACCGTGGTGCGCGCGCTCGAGACCACGGGCGGCGCTGCGGGCGCGGGCGAGACCAAGCTCTTGGTGCTCCCGGGCCATGAGTTCCGCGCGGTCGACTCCCTGGTCACGAACTTCCACCTGCCCGGCTCGAGCCTGCTCGCGCTGGTGATGGCCTTCGCGGGCGTCGAGGCCACGAAGCGCGCCTACGCGCACGCCATCGCGGCGCGCTTCCGGTTCTACTCCTACGGGGACGCGCTGTGGATCCGGTGACTCCGAGCTTCGCGCTCCGCGCACAGGACGGCGCGGCGCGCACCGGGCGGCTCGTGACGCCGCACGGCGTGCTCGAGACACCGGCCTTCTTCCCGGTGGCCACGTTCGGCGCGGTGCGCGGACTCTCGCCCGACGAGCTGCGCCGTGTGGGCGTGCAGGGCGTACTCGCCAACACCTATCACCTGCACCTGCGGCCGGGCGAAGAGCTCGTGGCCGCCCACGGCGGGCTGCACGGCTTCGTGGGCTGGGACGGCCCGATGCTCACCGACTCGGGCGGCTTCCAGGTGTTCTCGCTCGACGCGTTCTGTCGGCGCAGCGAGGCCGGGGTGGAGTTCAAGAGCCCCCACGACGGCGCGCTCGTGTTCCTGACTCCCGAGAAGGCGGTCGAGATCCAGGAGAAGCTCGGCGCCGACCTGATCGTGGTGCTCGACGAGTTCGGCGAGATCAAGCCGGGCGAGCCCGAGGACCTGGCCCGTACGCGGGCGAGCCTGGAACGAACCCTGCGCTGGGCCGCGCGCGGCCAGGCGGTGCGCCGGCGCACGGACCAGCTCCTGTTCGGGATCATCCAGGGCGGCGGGTCGCCCGAGCTGCGCGCCGAGAGCGCAGCGCGCACGGCCGAGCTCGGCTTCGCGGCGTTCGCGATCGGGGGCTTGGGCGTGGGCGAGTCAGCCGGCGCGCGCGCCGAGCTCGTGACTCACGCGATCGGCCCGCTGCCGCCCGCCGCGCCGCGCTATCTCATGGGCCTGGGCCTGCCCGAGGACCTGGTCGCGGCCGTGGCGCGCGGCGTCGACCTGTTCGACTGCGTGGTCCCGACCCGCCACGGGCGACACGGCTCGGTGTTCACCAGCCGCGGGCGCCTGAACCTGCGCAACGCCCGTCACCGCGACGAGCGCGGCCCGATCGACCCGGCGTGCGTGTGCCCGGTGTGCGCGCGCTTCTCGCGCGCCTATCTGCGGCACCTGCTGGGCGCGGGTGACTCCCTCGCGGCGCGGCTGCTCTCGCTGCACAACCTGGCCTACTACATGACGCTCCTGCGCGAGCTGCGCGAGGCGATCGAGGCCGGACGGCTCGACGCCTTCAGCGCTGGCTGGCGCGCGGCCTACGGCGAGGAGGACGCCGGCGACTCGAGCTCGAGCAGCGCGGTCGACAAGCCCGCGTAGGCGCTGAGCCGCGGGCCGAGCGCGGCGGGCACGAGCTGTGTGTCGCGCAGCCTCGGCCACACGCGCCGGTAGACGCGCTCGCGCAGCGGCTCGAGCAACAGCTCCGGATTGCGCGCCACCATGGTGCCCAGGCCGATTCGGTCCAGGTCGAGGGCGAGGATCAGGATCGCGATGCCCTGCGCCAGCACGTCGAGATACGAGTCCGCGAGCGCGCGGGCGTAGGGGTCGCCCTCGCGCAGCGCCATGATCCAGTGCTCGGGGCGCGCCGCGTGCGGGTCACCGCCCGCGTGATCGAGGATGCGCGAGCGCGTGCCCGCGGCCAGCTCCGCGCGCATGCGCGCCGCGAGCGCGCCGCCGCCGGTGTAGACCTCGAGACAGCCGCGCAGTCCGCACACACACTCGAGCCCCTGCGCGATGACCGGCATGTGACCCACCTCGCCGGCGCCGAAGCGCGCGCCGCGATACAGCGCGCCGTCGAGCACGAAGCCCGCGCCCACGCCGGTGCTCATGGTGAGAAACGCGAACGCGCGCGAGCCGCGCCCCGAGCCGAAGCGCCACTCGGCGAGCGCCGCCGCGTTGGCGTCGTTCTCGAGTCGCACGCGCCGCCCGAACGCGCGAGTCAGGTGAGCCGAGATCGCCACCTCGTGCCAGCCGCGCAGGTTCGGCGCGTCGCGCACCACGCCGGTCGACGGATCGAGCGGGCCCGGCGCAGACACTCCGATCGCGGCCAGCTCGCGCGCGTCGAGCCGCGCGGCAGTCAAGAGCTCGCGCGCCGTGTCTGCGATCTTGTCCAGGTCGCGCTTCGCGTCGCCGCTCGTCCAGTCGTCGATGCGCGCCTCGCGCACCAGGTCGCCCGTGGCGCGCCCGAGCGCAACGTTCAGCTTGGTTCCACCGATGTCGATCCCGAGCAGGATCCCCGGCCCGGTGTTCGCGCCTGCCAAGTTGCGACCCCCTGACGACGATGCTCGGAACATGCCACAGTCCAGCTTGGGGGGGAGAGAAATGAAGATCCGGCTGCTCGCGCTCGCGCTGCTGCTGCTACCGGCCTGTGTGACTCCGATCCTCCCGCAGGAGACGCCTGCGGTCGACGACTACGCACAGCAATACAACAACGACGTGCGCTGGGGACGCTGGCAGGAGGCGGCCTCGCAGGTCGAGCCCGAACGCCGCACCGCGTTCCTGCGCCTGCTCGACGACAACCAGACCCCGTTCCGCTTCACCGCCTGCGACATCCTCTCGGCCAAGCCGACGAGCACCGACGGCACCGAGGTGGAGATGCTCGTCGCGCTCGAGTTCTACCGGCTGCCGTCGGTGAAGGAGCGCAAGGTGCGGCAGGTGCAGCACTGGCGCTACGACGTCGACACCAAGAGGTGGGTCGTGGCCCCGGACCTCAAGGTCCTGGGCGACGAGGGCGTGGGCGAAGGTCCGCCGGCGCGCTAGCGCTCGTCGATGTAGGCCAGCGGGCGGTCGCCCTTCCGGATGACCGTGGTCGGCGCCATGGTGCCGCCGTGGTCGAAGTAGTCACCGTTGTCGTCTTCCCACTGGCGCTTGTCGATGTGGATCGGCTCGTCCGCGTCCGCGTCGATGTCGACCTGCACGCCCGACACGTTGATGCCCAGGCGCTGTACGCCCGGACCCGCCTGGGCCAGCGGCGCCTCGGCGCGCGGGGGCAGCGCGTCGGCGCGCTGCGCGGCGACACCGTTCGGTGTCGCGGTCGGGCTCGTCTGCACGACCGAGAGCTTGCGGTAGGTCGCCAGCGGCTCCTCGGCGATCTTCACCGCGCTCGCGCGGTACTTCGCCGGGATGTTCTTCGCGTCGTCCGTGAACGCCGTGCTGCCCGAGTCGGTCTCGTAGCGCCAGTAGTCCGCCGCCGCGAGCTTGGGAACCAGCCCGAGCGCCAACGCCGCCACCACCAGCCACTTGCCTGCCGTCATGTCCAATGCCCTCCGGCGCCGCCCAGGCGGACGGCGACTGCCGAGAAGTGGCACTCAAGTGACGAGAAGTGTCGCACTGCCGCAGGGTTGCACGCACGACCTCAGGCAGCTCTTCCACCCTCCCCTGCGCCGCCGCACGCGAATTGACAGGGCGCGAAGCGAACGCCATCCTCCGCCCACCTCGGTGCGGGGTGGAGCAGTCCGGTAGCTCGTCGGGCTCATAACCCGAAGGTCACAGGTTCGAATCCTGTCCCCGCTACCAACCCCACCGCGTGCTCGAGATCCTCACGCGATCTTCGCACGGGACTCACGGCTCACTCGACTAGGCTTCGGCATGCGCTTTCGCTCGAGCCTCGCGCTCGCCGTCGTTGCGGCTCTCGTGAGCCAGCCTGCCGCCGCATCGATCACGATCGACGCTGGCGGCGTCCTCCGCGGCTCGTTCAACGCGACCTCGATCTCCATCAGCTCGGGCACGGTCGGCCAATCCCAATCACCAGGAGCGCCGCCCCCATTCTCTCTCACCGATCCGGAGTTTCTGGACCTGGCATCGGGCGCCAGCCTCACTCTGCATACGAGTGGGGACATCCTGGTCCTGGACTACGCTCCAGCCACGCTAGGCTCCATACGGCTCCAAGCGCGATACGTCATCGACTCCGAGCGGCCGAGTGACCTGGACCTCGATCTCTCCGGGCTCGAGCCGACTTCCTGCAGCGACGAGGATTGCGCGACCGCTCCGCTGAGCCTCACGCGCGACGTGGTCGTGCGCTTCGGCCCGTCGATCGGGAACGTCGACCTGCGCTCCGACGGGTCGATCCTCTATCTGACCCCGTTCGCGGCGCCCGAGCCCGGCAGCGCCCTGCTCGCTGCGCTCGGCAGCGCCCTGCTCGTGCTCGCTCGTCGCAATCGCTTGCACGGGTGCTGAGCCTCGGCACTAAACTGCGCGATACGACACTCACTGCAGGAGACCCCCCATGACTAGCGCCATCCGCCCGTTTCGCGTGAGCGTTCCCGAGGCCGAGGTCGCCGACCTGCGCCGGCGCGTGCAGGCGACGAAGTGGCCCGAACGAGAGCCGGTCGCCGATCCATCGCAGGGCGTGCAGCTCGCGACCATGCAGTCACTCGCGCGCCGCTGGGGCACGGAGTACGACTGGCGCAAGTGCGAGGCGCGGCTCAACGCGCTGCCGAACTTCGTCACCGAGATCGACGGGCTCGACATCCATTTCATCCACGCGCGCTCGAAGCACGAGGACGCGTTCCCGCTGGTGATCACTCACGGCTGGCCGGGCTCGATCCTCGAGCTGCTCAAGGTCGTCGAGCCACTCACGAATCCCGGCGCCCACGGCGGCCGCGCGTCGGATGCGTTCCACCTGGTGATTCCCTCGATGCCGGGCTATGGCTTCTCGGCCAAGCCGGCCCAGGCCGGCTGGGGCCCCGAGCGGATCGCGCGCGCGTGGGTCGAGCTGATGAAGCGGCTCGGCTATGCGCGCTACGGCGCGCAGGGCGGTGACTGGGGCGCGCTGGTCACGGACCTGATGGCGGCGCAGGCGCCTCCGGGGCTGGTCGGCATGCACACCAACATGCCGGGTGCCGTTCCACCGGAGATCGCAGCGGCGCTGCAGACGGGCGGTCCGCCGCCGGCCGGGCTCGGTGCCGACGAGCGCGCCGCCTACGAGCGGCTCGACTTCTTCTACAAGAAGGGCCTGGCCTATGCGCTCGAGATGGGAGCGCACCCGCAG from Myxococcota bacterium harbors:
- a CDS encoding ROK family protein, whose amino-acid sequence is MAGANTGPGILLGIDIGGTKLNVALGRATGDLVREARIDDWTSGDAKRDLDKIADTARELLTAARLDARELAAIGVSAPGPLDPSTGVVRDAPNLRGWHEVAISAHLTRAFGRRVRLENDANAAALAEWRFGSGRGSRAFAFLTMSTGVGAGFVLDGALYRGARFGAGEVGHMPVIAQGLECVCGLRGCLEVYTGGGALAARMRAELAAGTRSRILDHAGGDPHAARPEHWIMALREGDPYARALADSYLDVLAQGIAILILALDLDRIGLGTMVARNPELLLEPLRERVYRRVWPRLRDTQLVPAALGPRLSAYAGLSTALLELESPASSSP
- a CDS encoding lytic transglycosylase domain-containing protein, whose amino-acid sequence is MGKTLCIALVLSLLAALSARADDAELVARLREASDLRDQGKYGDAAKKLGKLAEGELAAPVGLARARLLRADGKAEEAAHVAEAAAAQIPADEIRAHLYAELASIYLERGDLKSAHEAEHAAADATRSSEYAAQLAVELAKAYESRGLSAEALELYTRVWQRYPLTSSAETAFVRASAIAAASGAPAPPPAALVARADKLRESFRCDAALPLYETLLARPDTAAVQKPGLERGRADCLFMARRYTDAVDAYRALAKRDPKDFESRFQEARALARSGSRDPAVAALEKLLKTKDELERARVRSLLAVILEDKEPAKALEQLRKVERQTAAPNLASDARWSLAWADLRAGGGLEAAPLLDKLATGPSDDVEVQRARYWRAVARAESDDETRRAEGTAQLQELARDLPLAYYGMLAAERVGESPVDKPLLSPRAPTTEAPALRRARLLVDGGFPELASDEVESYADGAKLDREARIQTARLLHRTGDSFRALKVIDEGFGGTLDQGIDPGWREAWELAWPRPFGEWVSGATREFAFDPALVWAIMREESAYRAQVSSPAGALGLMQLMPQTGGRVAGELGLSGFVAERLYDPETNIRLGTYYLRSLIERFGGSRPFAIASYNAGPDAVGRWLEKDAQVKPDVFVESVTYGETRRYLRRVLRSYRVYQLLYGDEVRPPAPPAAVAAPPPEEAQREAVSGR
- a CDS encoding FYDLN acid domain-containing protein — protein: MDAARKTKLGQKWVCYSCQAKFYDMQKPEPRCPKCGADQRQSPAFEKPKRTRAKKAAAPAPKKAVKPPPPVEESEDLDTPIDPEDLEIEDIEIDDPGAGATAEPAEIEEPEEEPADEED
- the queA gene encoding tRNA preQ1(34) S-adenosylmethionine ribosyltransferase-isomerase QueA, which codes for MSRGDLEFELPPELVAQEPIAPRDAARLLLLERATGALSELRFSDLASQARPEDLFVVNDTRVVPAKLRGTKSSGGKAEALLLQRRPDGDWTALVKVRGRVVAGLELVFGELGARVVEVLPGGACRLALAAPEGVEPDALLDRIGEAPLPPYIRRDSARARDLADYQTVFAREPGAVAAPTASLHFTEALAARLRLARVTLHVGPGTFRPMRCERPEDHVLEPERFAVPEATAQAIADARAAGGRVVAVGTTVVRALETTGGAAGAGETKLLVLPGHEFRAVDSLVTNFHLPGSSLLALVMAFAGVEATKRAYAHAIAARFRFYSYGDALWIR
- a CDS encoding epoxide hydrolase codes for the protein MTSAIRPFRVSVPEAEVADLRRRVQATKWPEREPVADPSQGVQLATMQSLARRWGTEYDWRKCEARLNALPNFVTEIDGLDIHFIHARSKHEDAFPLVITHGWPGSILELLKVVEPLTNPGAHGGRASDAFHLVIPSMPGYGFSAKPAQAGWGPERIARAWVELMKRLGYARYGAQGGDWGALVTDLMAAQAPPGLVGMHTNMPGAVPPEIAAALQTGGPPPAGLGADERAAYERLDFFYKKGLAYALEMGAHPQTLYGIADSPVGLAAWMIDHDLKSYELIARSFAGQPEGITPDDVLDNVSLYWFTNTGVSSARLYWENKLAFFAPKNVSIPAAVSAAPDELYQCPRSWAERAYPKLVHYSRVEKGCHFLAWEQPKIFAEELRAGFRSLR
- the tgt gene encoding tRNA guanosine(34) transglycosylase Tgt → MTPSFALRAQDGAARTGRLVTPHGVLETPAFFPVATFGAVRGLSPDELRRVGVQGVLANTYHLHLRPGEELVAAHGGLHGFVGWDGPMLTDSGGFQVFSLDAFCRRSEAGVEFKSPHDGALVFLTPEKAVEIQEKLGADLIVVLDEFGEIKPGEPEDLARTRASLERTLRWAARGQAVRRRTDQLLFGIIQGGGSPELRAESAARTAELGFAAFAIGGLGVGESAGARAELVTHAIGPLPPAAPRYLMGLGLPEDLVAAVARGVDLFDCVVPTRHGRHGSVFTSRGRLNLRNARHRDERGPIDPACVCPVCARFSRAYLRHLLGAGDSLAARLLSLHNLAYYMTLLRELREAIEAGRLDAFSAGWRAAYGEEDAGDSSSSSAVDKPA
- a CDS encoding family 10 glycosylhydrolase codes for the protein MAALAAALVALSCSRGHRPVGAGGPVGLWVLAEGSERALESPDKIAQLVERAQKLGASDLFVQVHRAGRAWFPSSHADDAPYRAIRAAHPDAPEPLADVIAQAHAHGIRVHAWFNCLALAANKDAPIVQKLGRDAVQVDREGRSLLDYPEGNVPPPDAKYLELETPGYWLDPAVPGVVQFLAATVDDLARAAPDLDGLHLDYIRYPYALPMTPGSRFRGLDFGYGEVAKARFTAENGSFELGDKWDEFRRARVGELVAELRAHMPKKWKLSAAVLSYADRAYLTSMQDWRAWLEDGRLDFAVAMAYTRDERLLRYETRALHFGVGGDKLWLGLGAWLLADDPARLAGQIALARALEPPGIALFSYDALVAKPAALESLSGK